A genomic region of Raphanus sativus cultivar WK10039 chromosome 6, ASM80110v3, whole genome shotgun sequence contains the following coding sequences:
- the LOC108806204 gene encoding probable methyltransferase PMT16 translates to MNLFTRISSRDKKSNLYYLTLVAILCVGSYLLGIWQNSTVNPRAAFDTSTDAPCEKFSKTTSTRDLDFNAHHSPHDPPPVTVTAVKFPSCDAELSEHTPCEDAKRSLKFSRERLEYRQRHCPDREEALKCRIPAPYGYKTPFRWPESRDVAWFANVPHTELTVEKKNQNWVRYENDRFWFPGGGTMFPRGADAYIDDIGRLIDLSDGSIRTAIDTGCGVASFGAYLLSRNITTMSFAPRDTHEAQVQFALERGVPAMIGIMATIRLPYPSRAFDLAHCSRCLIPWGQNDGVYLMEVDRVLRPGGYWILSGPPINWQKRWKGWERTMDDLNAEQTQIEQVARSLCWKKVVQRDDLAIWQKPSNHVHCKKLRQVLKNPEFCRYDQDPDIAWYTKMDSCLTPLPEVDEAEDLKTVAGGKVEKWPARLTAVPPRVNNGDLKEITPEAFLEDTELWKQRVSYYKKLDYQLGETGRYRNLLDMNAYLGAFAAALANDPVWVMNVVPVEAKHNTLGVIYERGLIGTYQNWCEAMSTYPRTYDFIHADSVFTLYQDKCEPEDILLEIDRILRPGGGVIIRDDVDILIKVKGLTKGLQWQGRIADHEKGPHERVKIYYAVKQYWTVPAPEEDKNNTKALS, encoded by the exons ATGAATTTATTTACAAGAATATCATCGAGGGACAAGAAGTCCAATCTTTATTACCTAACCCTAGTTGCGATCCTCTGCGTCGGAAGCTACCTTCTCGGGATTTGGCAAAACTCTACGGTGAATCCACGCGCCGCCTTTGATACATCAACCGATGCACCGTGCGAGAAATTCTCCAAAACCACTTCAACGAGAGATCTCGACTTCAACGCGCACCACAGCCCTCATGATCCTCCTCCGGTGACGGTAACCGCCGTTAAATTCCCGTCGTGCGACGCTGAGCTGAGCGAGCACACGCCGTGCGAAGACGCTAAGCGGTCGCTGAAGTTCTCTCGGGAAAGATTGGAGTACAGGCAAAGGCACTGTCCCGACAGAGAGGAAGCTTTGAAGTGTCGGATCCCGGCGCCGTACGGTTACAAGACGCCGTTCCGGTGGCCGGAGAGCCGTGATGTGGCGTGGTTCGCGAATGTTCCTCACACGGAGCTTACGGTTGAGAAAAAGAACCAGAACTGGGTCCGGTACGAGAATGATCGGTTTTGGTTTCCTGGTGGCGGTACGATGTTCCCACGTGGCGCTGATGCGTACATTGACGATATCGGACGGTTGATTGATCTCAGCGACGGTTCGATTCGTACAGCTATCGATACCGGTTGTGGG GTGGCTAGCTTTGGTGCATATCTTTTATCAAGAAACATCACAACCATGTCGTTTGCTCCAAGGGACACACATGAAGCTCAGGTTCAGTTCGCACTCGAGCGTGGCGTGCCGGCGATGATTGGAATCATGGCCACAATCCGCTTGCCGTACCCTTCTAGAGCCTTTGACTTAGCTCATTGCTCTCGATGCCTTATCCCTTGGGGACAAAACG ATGGGGTTTACTTGATGGAGGTGGATAGAGTTTTAAGACCAGGAGGGTACTGGATACTGTCTGGACCGCCGATTAATTGGCAGAAAAGATGGAAAGGATGGGAAAGGACGATGGATGATTTGAATGCAGAGCAGACTCAGATCGAGCAGGTCGCGAGAAGCTTGTGTTGGAAGAAAGTTGTTCAGAGAGATGATCTTGCTATCTGGCAAAAGCCATCTAACCACGTTCACTGTAAAAAATTAAGACAGGTTTTGAAGAATCCCGAGTTTTGTCGTTATGATCAAGATCCCGACATCGCCTg GTATACGAAGATGGATTCTTGTTTGACGCCATTACCTGAGGTTGATGAAGCGGAGGATCTGAAGACGGTCGCTGGAGGTAAGGTGGAGAAGTGGCCTGCTAGGTTAACCGCGGTTCCTCCTAGGGTAAACAACGGCGATCTCAAGGAAATAACGCCTGAAGCTTTCTTGGAGGACACGGAGCTGTGGAAACAGAGAGTTTCTTATTACAAGAAATTAGATTACCAGTTGGGTGAAACCGGGAGATATAGGAATCTACTCGACATGAATGCTTACCTCGGTGCATTCGCGGCGGCTCTAGCTAATGATCCGGTTTGGGTCATGAATGTTGTCCCGGTCGAGGCAAAGCACAATACTCTAGGTGTCATTTACGAGCGGGGTCTAATCGGAACGTATCAAAACTG GTGCGAAGCGATGTCGACCTATCCAAGAACGTATGATTTTATCCATGCTGACTCGGTTTTCACATTGTACCAAGATAAGTGTGAACCGGAGGATATATTGTTAGAGATTGACCGGATTCTTAGACCGGGTGGTGGAGTGATTATAAGAGATGATGTAGACATTTTGATTAAGGTTAAGGGGTTAACCAAAGGGTTACAATGGCAAGGTAGAATCGCTGACCACGAGAAGGGTCCTCATGAGAGAGTGAAGATTTACTACGCAGTGAAACAATATTGGACTGTCCCAGCACCTGAGGAAGATAAAAACAATACTAAAGCCCTCTCATGA
- the LOC108810067 gene encoding BON1-associated protein 2-like, with translation MQRSLEIELISAEGLKVDRKPVKRKTFCVVRIDQKTRVCKLDDLGGSCPTWKDKIEMDMPINGSVTFISIEVLYLTSGGAKKNVGYAKIPVTDFMGGFSPRGHVNFLSYRLRDEYGDKSGIVNVSIMVKPDCNDVKYSSPSPSSIVAPVDYAACSSQAAVNGQMWRPRTSSSMAVTAGYGGGVVTGVPVWFNKNNQTFNG, from the exons ATGCAACGTTCATTGGAGATTGAGTTAATCTCAGCGGAAGGGCTCAAGGTAGATCGTAAACCGGTGAAGAGAAAGACATTCTGCGTCGTCAGAATAGATCAGAAGACTCGGGTTTGTAAACTTGATGACTTGGGTGGGAGTTGTCCCACTTGGAAAGACAAAATCGAGATGGACATGCCGATAAACGGTAGTGTTACGTTTATCTCTATCGAGGTGTTATATCTAACAAGTGGTGGTGCCAAGAAGAACGTTGGGTACGCAAAGATTCCTGTGACAGATTTCATGGGAGGATTTTCTCCTCGAGGGCATGTGAATTTCTTGAGTTACAGGTTGAGAGACGAGTATGGCGACAAAAGTGGAATAGTTAACGTGTCGATAATGGTGAAACCCGACTGTAACGATGTTAAATATTCGTCTCCGTCGCCTTCTTCGATTGTGGCTCCGGTGGACTATGCGGCGTGTTCTTCTCAGGCTGCGGTGAATGGTCAAATGTGGAGACCGAGGACATCTTCATCAATGGCAGTGACGGCTGGTTATGGTGGTGGTGTAGTAACCGGAGTTCCTGTATGGT TTAACAAGAACAATCAGACGTTTAATGGTTAG
- the LOC108806605 gene encoding homeobox-leucine zipper protein HDG1 isoform X1, translated as MNFSGFLNHDDGRSPGGETVGGGNYFFSPAAAMSGGPVQSIFSSPRLSLGLQTNVENNGGEVGRTGESFEVSVARKSPESRSGSDHADALSGDDDLDASDRPLKKKKRYHRHTPQQIQELESVFKECPHPDEKQRLDLSRRLNLDSRQVKFWFQNRRTQLKTQIERHENSLLRQENDKLRAENMSVREAMRHPMCSHCGGSAVLGEISLEEHQLRIENSRLKDELDRLCALAGKFINRSDEAVSHHLPNSPLKLGVGSKNVYDGGGFTLVPSGFEISPFFSGLEAPVNRTGTDVAAGVDEKSLYLDLALSAMDELVKMAQTSEPLWIASSKGKMLNREEYNKSFRPCLGPKPDGFVPEASKEVGMVIINSLALVETLMDSERWAEMFPCMIARNSTTEIISSGMGGTRNGALHLMQAELQLLSPLVPVRQVTFLRFCKQHAEGVWAVVDVSIDRISDRGGSASSAWSSLSCRRLPSGCLVHDMPNGYSKVTWIDHTEYDETNIHHLYRPLVRSGLAFGSKRWISALQRQCESLTILMSSPNKPTPAISSIGKKSMLKLAQRMTENFCRGVCASSSQKWSKLDIGNIDEDVRIMTRKNVDDSGEPPGILLSASTSVWVPVSPRRLFDFLRDELMRSEWDILSNGGPMQEIANIFKGQDHSNSVSLLRSTAMNASQSSMLILQETSIDASGATVVYAPVDIPAMHSVMNGGDSAYVALLPSGFAILPDVQGTEETGSLFTVAFQILVNSLPTAKLNVESIETVSNLISCTVQKIRAALRCDK; from the exons ATGAATTTCAGCGGGTTTCTCAATCACGACGACGGTAGATCCCCCGGCGGCGAAACAGTCGGTGGTGGGAACTATTTCTTTTCACCAGCCGCCGCTATGTCCGGTGGTCCAGTTCAATCTATTTTCTCTTCTCCTCGTCTCTCTCTTGGCCTC CAAACGAATGTAGAAAACAACGGAGGAGAAGTGGGTAGAACTGGTGAGAGCTTCGAGGTGAGTGTTGCTCGGAAAAGTCCAGAGAGTAGATCTGGAAGTGATCACGCCGATGCACTCTCCGGCGACGATGACTTAGACGCTTCTGATAGAcctttaaagaagaagaaacgttACCACCGACATACTCCTCAGCAAATACAAGAACTCGAATC ggttttcaagGAGTGTCCTCATCCCGATGAGAAGCAACGGCTAGATCTTAGCCGTCGACTTAACTTAGACTCTCGCCAAGTTAAGTTCTGGTTCCAAAACCGCCGTACACAACTGAAG ACGCAAATAGAGCGCCATGAAAACTCTCTATTGAGACAAGAGAACGATAAGCTACGAGCTGAAAACATGTCTGTACGGGAAGCCATGAGGCATCCGATGTGCAGTCACTGCGGTGGCTCCGCTGTTCTCGGAGAGATATCACTTGAAGAGCATCAGTTGAGAATAGAGAACTCACGTCTCAAAGACGAGCTCGACCGTTTATGTGCCTTAGCCGGAAAATTCATTAACCGGTCCGACGAAGCCGTTTCACATCATTTACCAAATTCCCCGCTCAAACTCGGTGTCGGTTCAAAAAATGTTTACGACGGTGGTGGTTTTACACTAGTCCCTTCTGGATTCGAGATTTCTCCTTTCTTCTCCGGTTTAGAAGCTCCGGTTAACCGTACCGGTACGGATGTTGCCGCTGGAGTCGATGAAAAGTCATTGTATCTGGACTTGGCTCTTTCCGCCATGGATGAGCTAGTGAAAATGGCGCAGACAAGCGAGCCACTTTGGATCGCTAGCTCGAAAGGCAAAATGCTTAATCGAGAAGAGTATAACAAAAGTTTCAGACCTTGCCTCGGTCCTAAACCGGATGGTTTTGTCCCAGAAGCTTCTAAAGAAGTAGGAATGGTTATCATTAATAGCTTAGCCCTCGTGGAAACCTTAATGGACTCG GAACGTTGGGCGGAGATGTTTCCATGTATGATCGCAAGAAATTCGACTACAGAAATCATCTCTAGTGGTATGGGAGGGACACGAAACGGTGCTCTTCATCTG ATGCAAGCAGAGCTTCAGTTGCTGTCACCGCTAGTGCCGGTTCGTCAAGTGACTTTCTTAAGGTTCTGTAAACAGCACGCAGAAGGTGTTTGGGCTGTCGTAGATGTCTCTATCGATAGGATAAGCGACCGAGGCGGTTCAGCCTCCTCAGCTTGGTCTTCTCTGAGCTGTAGAAGGCTACCGTCTGGTTGCCTTGTGCATGACATGCCCAATGGCTACTCTAAG GTAACATGGATTGACCACACCGAGTATGACGAGACTAACATCCACCATTTGTACCGTCCGTTAGTCAGGTCGGGACTGGCCTTCGGCTCCAAACGGTGGATATCTGCTTTGCAGCGACAATGCGAAAGCCTCACCATCCTTATGTCCTCCCCCAACAAACCCACAC CAGCCATAAGCTCTATAGGGAAGAAGAGTATGCTAAAGCTAGCACAAAGGATGACTGAGAATTTTTGTAGAGGCGTGTGCGCTTCTTCTTCACAAAAATGGAGTAAGCTTGATATTGGTAACATCGACGAAGACGTGAGGATCATGACTAGGAAGAATGTTGATGACTCCGGTGAACCACCGGGGATTCTTTTAAGCGCCTCCACCTCCGTGTGGGTCCCTGTTTCACCGAGGCGGCTCTTTGATTTTCTGAGAGATGAGCTAATGAGATCGGAATGGGATATTTTATCCAACGGTGGACCAATGCAGGAGATTGCAAACATCTTCAAGGGCCAAGATCACTCCAACTCCGTCTCTCTCCTACGTTCCACT GCGATGAATGCGAGCCAGAGTAGTATGTTGATACTGCAGGAGACGAGCATAGATGCGTCTGGTGCTACGGTTGTGTACGCGCCTGTTGATATCCCGGCGATGCATTCTGTGATGAACGGTGGAGATTCAGCTTACGTGGCTTTACTTCCTTCTGGGTTTGCGATTCTACCCGATGTTCAAGGGACGGAGGAAACCGGTTCGCTATTCACCGTGGCGTTTCAGATTTTGGTTAACTCTCTTCCCACGGCTAAGCTCAACGTGGAATCAATCGAGACCGTTAGTAATCTGATATCGTGCACCGTTCAGAAAATCAGAGCCGCTCTTCGATGTGATAAATAG
- the LOC108806605 gene encoding homeobox-leucine zipper protein HDG1 isoform X2, which produces MNFSGFLNHDDGRSPGGETVGGGNYFFSPAAAMSGGPVQSIFSSPRLSLGLQTNVENNGGEVGRTGESFEVSVARKSPESRSGSDHADALSGDDDLDASDRPLKKKKRYHRHTPQQIQELESVFKECPHPDEKQRLDLSRRLNLDSRQVKFWFQNRRTQLKTQIERHENSLLRQENDKLRAENMSVREAMRHPMCSHCGGSAVLGEISLEEHQLRIENSRLKDELDRLCALAGKFINRSDEAVSHHLPNSPLKLGVGSKNVYDGGGFTLVPSGFEISPFFSGLEAPVNRTGTDVAAGVDEKSLYLDLALSAMDELVKMAQTSEPLWIASSKGKMLNREEYNKSFRPCLGPKPDGFVPEASKEVGMVIINSLALVETLMDSERWAEMFPCMIARNSTTEIISSGMGGTRNGALHLMQAELQLLSPLVPVRQVTFLRFCKQHAEGVWAVVDVSIDRISDRGGSASSAWSSLSCRRLPSGCLVHDMPNGYSKVTWIDHTEYDETNIHHLYRPLVRSGLAFGSKRWISALQRQCESLTILMSSPNKPTPISSIGKKSMLKLAQRMTENFCRGVCASSSQKWSKLDIGNIDEDVRIMTRKNVDDSGEPPGILLSASTSVWVPVSPRRLFDFLRDELMRSEWDILSNGGPMQEIANIFKGQDHSNSVSLLRSTAMNASQSSMLILQETSIDASGATVVYAPVDIPAMHSVMNGGDSAYVALLPSGFAILPDVQGTEETGSLFTVAFQILVNSLPTAKLNVESIETVSNLISCTVQKIRAALRCDK; this is translated from the exons ATGAATTTCAGCGGGTTTCTCAATCACGACGACGGTAGATCCCCCGGCGGCGAAACAGTCGGTGGTGGGAACTATTTCTTTTCACCAGCCGCCGCTATGTCCGGTGGTCCAGTTCAATCTATTTTCTCTTCTCCTCGTCTCTCTCTTGGCCTC CAAACGAATGTAGAAAACAACGGAGGAGAAGTGGGTAGAACTGGTGAGAGCTTCGAGGTGAGTGTTGCTCGGAAAAGTCCAGAGAGTAGATCTGGAAGTGATCACGCCGATGCACTCTCCGGCGACGATGACTTAGACGCTTCTGATAGAcctttaaagaagaagaaacgttACCACCGACATACTCCTCAGCAAATACAAGAACTCGAATC ggttttcaagGAGTGTCCTCATCCCGATGAGAAGCAACGGCTAGATCTTAGCCGTCGACTTAACTTAGACTCTCGCCAAGTTAAGTTCTGGTTCCAAAACCGCCGTACACAACTGAAG ACGCAAATAGAGCGCCATGAAAACTCTCTATTGAGACAAGAGAACGATAAGCTACGAGCTGAAAACATGTCTGTACGGGAAGCCATGAGGCATCCGATGTGCAGTCACTGCGGTGGCTCCGCTGTTCTCGGAGAGATATCACTTGAAGAGCATCAGTTGAGAATAGAGAACTCACGTCTCAAAGACGAGCTCGACCGTTTATGTGCCTTAGCCGGAAAATTCATTAACCGGTCCGACGAAGCCGTTTCACATCATTTACCAAATTCCCCGCTCAAACTCGGTGTCGGTTCAAAAAATGTTTACGACGGTGGTGGTTTTACACTAGTCCCTTCTGGATTCGAGATTTCTCCTTTCTTCTCCGGTTTAGAAGCTCCGGTTAACCGTACCGGTACGGATGTTGCCGCTGGAGTCGATGAAAAGTCATTGTATCTGGACTTGGCTCTTTCCGCCATGGATGAGCTAGTGAAAATGGCGCAGACAAGCGAGCCACTTTGGATCGCTAGCTCGAAAGGCAAAATGCTTAATCGAGAAGAGTATAACAAAAGTTTCAGACCTTGCCTCGGTCCTAAACCGGATGGTTTTGTCCCAGAAGCTTCTAAAGAAGTAGGAATGGTTATCATTAATAGCTTAGCCCTCGTGGAAACCTTAATGGACTCG GAACGTTGGGCGGAGATGTTTCCATGTATGATCGCAAGAAATTCGACTACAGAAATCATCTCTAGTGGTATGGGAGGGACACGAAACGGTGCTCTTCATCTG ATGCAAGCAGAGCTTCAGTTGCTGTCACCGCTAGTGCCGGTTCGTCAAGTGACTTTCTTAAGGTTCTGTAAACAGCACGCAGAAGGTGTTTGGGCTGTCGTAGATGTCTCTATCGATAGGATAAGCGACCGAGGCGGTTCAGCCTCCTCAGCTTGGTCTTCTCTGAGCTGTAGAAGGCTACCGTCTGGTTGCCTTGTGCATGACATGCCCAATGGCTACTCTAAG GTAACATGGATTGACCACACCGAGTATGACGAGACTAACATCCACCATTTGTACCGTCCGTTAGTCAGGTCGGGACTGGCCTTCGGCTCCAAACGGTGGATATCTGCTTTGCAGCGACAATGCGAAAGCCTCACCATCCTTATGTCCTCCCCCAACAAACCCACAC CCATAAGCTCTATAGGGAAGAAGAGTATGCTAAAGCTAGCACAAAGGATGACTGAGAATTTTTGTAGAGGCGTGTGCGCTTCTTCTTCACAAAAATGGAGTAAGCTTGATATTGGTAACATCGACGAAGACGTGAGGATCATGACTAGGAAGAATGTTGATGACTCCGGTGAACCACCGGGGATTCTTTTAAGCGCCTCCACCTCCGTGTGGGTCCCTGTTTCACCGAGGCGGCTCTTTGATTTTCTGAGAGATGAGCTAATGAGATCGGAATGGGATATTTTATCCAACGGTGGACCAATGCAGGAGATTGCAAACATCTTCAAGGGCCAAGATCACTCCAACTCCGTCTCTCTCCTACGTTCCACT GCGATGAATGCGAGCCAGAGTAGTATGTTGATACTGCAGGAGACGAGCATAGATGCGTCTGGTGCTACGGTTGTGTACGCGCCTGTTGATATCCCGGCGATGCATTCTGTGATGAACGGTGGAGATTCAGCTTACGTGGCTTTACTTCCTTCTGGGTTTGCGATTCTACCCGATGTTCAAGGGACGGAGGAAACCGGTTCGCTATTCACCGTGGCGTTTCAGATTTTGGTTAACTCTCTTCCCACGGCTAAGCTCAACGTGGAATCAATCGAGACCGTTAGTAATCTGATATCGTGCACCGTTCAGAAAATCAGAGCCGCTCTTCGATGTGATAAATAG
- the LOC108813849 gene encoding E3 ubiquitin-protein ligase At4g11680 yields the protein MYHPLPIPPSSSPDDVSSPLLNRNRRASQPLRGAASRLLRRASSHHMMLRESSVRVRETAAEQIEERQSEWAYSKPVIVLDVLWNLAFVFVTVGVVWFSSGEDPHVPLRFWIAGYNLQCLIHVVCVVAEYRRRRQGYDHRLNRDSDSGLGSSSEGSSEEESVGPEIESGTSLAKHLESTNAIFSFVWWIIGFYWVTADAEQLAQSSPQLYWLCVAFLAFDVIFVVLCVAVACIIGIAVCCCLPCIIAVLYALADREGASDEEIERLPKFKFLTVRNSEKVNGEIRETHGGIMTQLGVDSPSERVLSSDEAECCICLCDYEDGTELRELPCRHHFHEVCIDKWLRINATCPLCKFNILKTGEQSGSDAV from the exons ATGTATCATCCACTACCGATCCCTCCCTCCTCCTCCCCCGATGACGTTTCCTCGCCGCTTCTGAATCGAAACCGCCGCGCTTCGCAGCCGCTACGCGGCGCGGCGTCGCGGCTTCTCCGGCGAGCGAGCAGCCACCACATGATGCTCCGGGAGTCGTCGGTCCGAGTCCGCGAGACGGCGGCGGAGCAGATCGAGGAGAGGCAGAGCGAGTGGGCGTACTCGAAGCCGGTCATAGTCTTGGACGTGCTGTGGAATCTAGCGTTCGTGTTCGTCACCGTCGGAGTCGTGTGGTTTAGCTCCGGAGAAGATCCTCACGTTCCTCTGAGGTTCTGGATCGCAGGGTATAATCTACAGTGTTTGATTCACGTTGTGTGTGTGGTCGCTGAGTATCGCCGCCGACGGCAGGGTTATGATCATCGTCTGAACCGAGATTCAGATTCCGGTTTAGGTTCCTCCAGTGAAGGATCTAGCGAAGAGGAATCTGTTGGTCCTGAGATTGAATCTGGAACTAG tCTTGCTAAGCACCTTGAATCGACGAATGCAATCTTCTCCTTTGTGTGGTGGATCATTGGGTTTTATTGGGTCACTGCTGATGCGGAGCAACTCGCTCAAAGCTCGCCTCAACTCTACTGGCTCTGTGTTGCGTTTCTCGCCTTTGATGTTATCTTTGTTGTCCTATGCGTTGCGGTTGCTTGTATTATTGGTATTGCTGTTTGCTGCTGTTTGCCTTGCATCATCGCGGTTCTGTATGCTTTGGCGGATCGG GAAGGCGCATCTGATGAGGAGATTGAAAGGCTTCCGAAATTCAAGTTTCTAACGGTGAGAAACTCAGAGAAAGTGAACGGGGAGATACGGGAAACTCATGGAGGGATAATGACTCAACTTGGTGTTGATTCTCCAAGTGAACGTGTGTTATCAAGTGATGAAGCT GAATGTTGCATTTGTCTATGTGACTATGAAGATGGAACAGAGCTGAGAGAACTTCCATGTAGACACCATTTCCATGAAGTTTGTATAGACAAATGGCTACGCATCAACGCCACTTGCCCACTCTGCAAATTCAACATCCTCAAAACCGGTGAACAAAGTGGCAGCGATGCAGTTTGA
- the LOC108806605 gene encoding homeobox-leucine zipper protein HDG1 isoform X3, whose protein sequence is MSGGPVQSIFSSPRLSLGLQTNVENNGGEVGRTGESFEVSVARKSPESRSGSDHADALSGDDDLDASDRPLKKKKRYHRHTPQQIQELESVFKECPHPDEKQRLDLSRRLNLDSRQVKFWFQNRRTQLKTQIERHENSLLRQENDKLRAENMSVREAMRHPMCSHCGGSAVLGEISLEEHQLRIENSRLKDELDRLCALAGKFINRSDEAVSHHLPNSPLKLGVGSKNVYDGGGFTLVPSGFEISPFFSGLEAPVNRTGTDVAAGVDEKSLYLDLALSAMDELVKMAQTSEPLWIASSKGKMLNREEYNKSFRPCLGPKPDGFVPEASKEVGMVIINSLALVETLMDSERWAEMFPCMIARNSTTEIISSGMGGTRNGALHLMQAELQLLSPLVPVRQVTFLRFCKQHAEGVWAVVDVSIDRISDRGGSASSAWSSLSCRRLPSGCLVHDMPNGYSKVTWIDHTEYDETNIHHLYRPLVRSGLAFGSKRWISALQRQCESLTILMSSPNKPTPAISSIGKKSMLKLAQRMTENFCRGVCASSSQKWSKLDIGNIDEDVRIMTRKNVDDSGEPPGILLSASTSVWVPVSPRRLFDFLRDELMRSEWDILSNGGPMQEIANIFKGQDHSNSVSLLRSTAMNASQSSMLILQETSIDASGATVVYAPVDIPAMHSVMNGGDSAYVALLPSGFAILPDVQGTEETGSLFTVAFQILVNSLPTAKLNVESIETVSNLISCTVQKIRAALRCDK, encoded by the exons ATGTCCGGTGGTCCAGTTCAATCTATTTTCTCTTCTCCTCGTCTCTCTCTTGGCCTC CAAACGAATGTAGAAAACAACGGAGGAGAAGTGGGTAGAACTGGTGAGAGCTTCGAGGTGAGTGTTGCTCGGAAAAGTCCAGAGAGTAGATCTGGAAGTGATCACGCCGATGCACTCTCCGGCGACGATGACTTAGACGCTTCTGATAGAcctttaaagaagaagaaacgttACCACCGACATACTCCTCAGCAAATACAAGAACTCGAATC ggttttcaagGAGTGTCCTCATCCCGATGAGAAGCAACGGCTAGATCTTAGCCGTCGACTTAACTTAGACTCTCGCCAAGTTAAGTTCTGGTTCCAAAACCGCCGTACACAACTGAAG ACGCAAATAGAGCGCCATGAAAACTCTCTATTGAGACAAGAGAACGATAAGCTACGAGCTGAAAACATGTCTGTACGGGAAGCCATGAGGCATCCGATGTGCAGTCACTGCGGTGGCTCCGCTGTTCTCGGAGAGATATCACTTGAAGAGCATCAGTTGAGAATAGAGAACTCACGTCTCAAAGACGAGCTCGACCGTTTATGTGCCTTAGCCGGAAAATTCATTAACCGGTCCGACGAAGCCGTTTCACATCATTTACCAAATTCCCCGCTCAAACTCGGTGTCGGTTCAAAAAATGTTTACGACGGTGGTGGTTTTACACTAGTCCCTTCTGGATTCGAGATTTCTCCTTTCTTCTCCGGTTTAGAAGCTCCGGTTAACCGTACCGGTACGGATGTTGCCGCTGGAGTCGATGAAAAGTCATTGTATCTGGACTTGGCTCTTTCCGCCATGGATGAGCTAGTGAAAATGGCGCAGACAAGCGAGCCACTTTGGATCGCTAGCTCGAAAGGCAAAATGCTTAATCGAGAAGAGTATAACAAAAGTTTCAGACCTTGCCTCGGTCCTAAACCGGATGGTTTTGTCCCAGAAGCTTCTAAAGAAGTAGGAATGGTTATCATTAATAGCTTAGCCCTCGTGGAAACCTTAATGGACTCG GAACGTTGGGCGGAGATGTTTCCATGTATGATCGCAAGAAATTCGACTACAGAAATCATCTCTAGTGGTATGGGAGGGACACGAAACGGTGCTCTTCATCTG ATGCAAGCAGAGCTTCAGTTGCTGTCACCGCTAGTGCCGGTTCGTCAAGTGACTTTCTTAAGGTTCTGTAAACAGCACGCAGAAGGTGTTTGGGCTGTCGTAGATGTCTCTATCGATAGGATAAGCGACCGAGGCGGTTCAGCCTCCTCAGCTTGGTCTTCTCTGAGCTGTAGAAGGCTACCGTCTGGTTGCCTTGTGCATGACATGCCCAATGGCTACTCTAAG GTAACATGGATTGACCACACCGAGTATGACGAGACTAACATCCACCATTTGTACCGTCCGTTAGTCAGGTCGGGACTGGCCTTCGGCTCCAAACGGTGGATATCTGCTTTGCAGCGACAATGCGAAAGCCTCACCATCCTTATGTCCTCCCCCAACAAACCCACAC CAGCCATAAGCTCTATAGGGAAGAAGAGTATGCTAAAGCTAGCACAAAGGATGACTGAGAATTTTTGTAGAGGCGTGTGCGCTTCTTCTTCACAAAAATGGAGTAAGCTTGATATTGGTAACATCGACGAAGACGTGAGGATCATGACTAGGAAGAATGTTGATGACTCCGGTGAACCACCGGGGATTCTTTTAAGCGCCTCCACCTCCGTGTGGGTCCCTGTTTCACCGAGGCGGCTCTTTGATTTTCTGAGAGATGAGCTAATGAGATCGGAATGGGATATTTTATCCAACGGTGGACCAATGCAGGAGATTGCAAACATCTTCAAGGGCCAAGATCACTCCAACTCCGTCTCTCTCCTACGTTCCACT GCGATGAATGCGAGCCAGAGTAGTATGTTGATACTGCAGGAGACGAGCATAGATGCGTCTGGTGCTACGGTTGTGTACGCGCCTGTTGATATCCCGGCGATGCATTCTGTGATGAACGGTGGAGATTCAGCTTACGTGGCTTTACTTCCTTCTGGGTTTGCGATTCTACCCGATGTTCAAGGGACGGAGGAAACCGGTTCGCTATTCACCGTGGCGTTTCAGATTTTGGTTAACTCTCTTCCCACGGCTAAGCTCAACGTGGAATCAATCGAGACCGTTAGTAATCTGATATCGTGCACCGTTCAGAAAATCAGAGCCGCTCTTCGATGTGATAAATAG